A single Paenibacillus sp. FSL R5-0517 DNA region contains:
- a CDS encoding stalk domain-containing protein produces the protein MKSKKWLITASVFGMVLTGSAGVYAGTQLETIKAYLNHGLAIEVNGQKFTPTGDQGKKLAPITYQGSTYLPVRSIADALKTEVKYDSQNNKVSIGSSSSSGGSTSTGNSGSTSPSTGTNTQAVGVKSKYLPADFPLPKDAKATSLVENIMDGNKKVVLTYTTKETLLTVGTSYKDYYQTKNLTQNTQDIQEDGFSIVGREDGKYAVTITGSVSATNKDLNEVTVVWGEE, from the coding sequence ATGAAAAGCAAAAAGTGGTTGATTACTGCAAGTGTATTCGGCATGGTGTTGACCGGTTCGGCAGGCGTATATGCAGGTACACAACTGGAGACGATCAAAGCTTATCTGAACCATGGGCTCGCCATCGAAGTGAACGGACAGAAATTCACACCGACAGGTGACCAGGGCAAGAAACTTGCGCCAATTACATACCAGGGAAGTACCTATCTCCCCGTTCGTTCGATTGCGGATGCGTTGAAAACCGAAGTAAAGTATGATTCCCAGAACAATAAAGTAAGCATCGGCTCCTCAAGTTCCTCCGGTGGGTCGACATCCACAGGTAACAGCGGATCAACCTCACCCTCAACAGGTACTAACACACAGGCTGTAGGTGTGAAGTCCAAGTATCTGCCAGCAGATTTCCCATTACCGAAGGATGCGAAGGCGACAAGTCTCGTTGAGAACATCATGGATGGCAACAAAAAAGTGGTGCTCACGTACACAACAAAAGAAACGTTGCTAACCGTTGGAACCTCCTACAAAGACTACTATCAGACCAAAAACTTGACTCAGAATACTCAGGATATACAGGAAGATGGCTTCAGCATTGTGGGTCGTGAAGATGGTAAATATGCCGTAACGATCACGGGTTCTGTGTCTGCAACCAACAAGGACCTGAATGAAGTTACCGTGGTATGGGGCGAAGAGTAA
- a CDS encoding S9 family peptidase, with the protein MMSQRGITSEDLYQITWVNDPTPSPQGGQLVYVSWKTNEARDGYCSHLRLLHLGSQKDRPFTSGEKDHSPAWSPDGSQLAFLREVDGKPQVWIIATDGGEAQQISHLKHGVSSLLWSPDGHTLLVKSSVDISGEDESKRTDSNDDDHKLPQEHVVDRIRMKSDAGGLWDGKRSHLFALAPIDAEAIPVTTGHYDVGDYVWSPDGTSIAWIAQMPEAGEEHNDYTLTNHVYLAKADGSDVQQLTPEGYTFSRLTFAPGGQSLALLASDRSYGNATLTKLYTLPISGGEPVCLSTDWDVQLNHSIVGDMRSHLTTTGPVFSRDGSSIFCLATIHGSVRIAKFAQDGSSAEYILPDEREIYQFAELENGQIVAAVADTRSPGDLYIYEQPEDSGVAPIQLTRSNPQLEDEIHLSAPETFWFNSSDGLRLQGWIMKPRGMVDGVKIPTILEIHGGPHMMYGFTFMHEFQILAAQGYAVIYINPRGGLGYGQQFVDACRGDYGGGDYRDLMESVDYALSQYEFIDESRLGVTGGSYGGFMTNWIVGHTDRFKAAVTQRSISNWLSFYGVSDIGYFFTEDQIGGNAWDDTEKLWKHSPLAYVGNVSTPLLILHGEQDLRCPIEQAEQLFIALKRRKQTTRLVRFPGANHELSRGGHPHLRVRRLEHIAGWFNEYL; encoded by the coding sequence ATGATGAGTCAGCGCGGCATAACATCGGAAGATCTTTATCAGATTACATGGGTTAACGATCCAACTCCGTCTCCTCAAGGCGGACAACTGGTATATGTAAGCTGGAAAACGAATGAAGCACGTGACGGTTATTGTTCTCACCTGAGACTGCTGCATCTGGGGAGTCAGAAGGACAGGCCCTTTACCTCTGGAGAGAAGGATCATTCCCCTGCCTGGTCACCGGATGGGTCCCAGCTTGCCTTTTTACGAGAGGTTGATGGGAAACCCCAGGTGTGGATTATCGCAACAGATGGCGGAGAAGCACAGCAGATCAGTCACCTGAAACATGGTGTCAGCTCCTTGCTCTGGTCACCAGATGGCCATACCCTACTTGTGAAATCATCCGTGGATATAAGCGGAGAAGACGAATCAAAACGTACCGATTCTAACGACGATGACCATAAACTGCCGCAAGAACATGTTGTGGACCGCATTCGCATGAAATCGGATGCTGGCGGATTGTGGGACGGAAAACGATCCCATCTCTTTGCTCTTGCACCCATTGATGCGGAAGCCATTCCTGTAACTACGGGTCACTATGACGTTGGAGACTACGTTTGGTCCCCGGACGGAACATCCATCGCATGGATTGCACAGATGCCCGAAGCAGGTGAGGAACACAACGATTACACCCTGACCAATCATGTATACCTTGCCAAGGCAGACGGTTCGGATGTGCAGCAGTTGACCCCGGAAGGATATACATTCAGCCGACTGACATTTGCACCGGGTGGACAATCCCTGGCCCTGCTCGCCAGTGACCGTTCTTATGGAAATGCCACGCTTACGAAGCTATATACCCTTCCTATATCAGGTGGTGAACCTGTATGTCTAAGCACGGATTGGGACGTACAGCTGAATCACAGCATTGTTGGTGACATGCGATCACATCTGACAACCACGGGACCTGTATTCAGTCGGGATGGTTCATCCATCTTCTGTCTGGCAACCATTCACGGTAGTGTACGCATCGCCAAATTCGCACAAGACGGCAGCAGTGCCGAGTATATATTGCCTGACGAACGGGAGATTTATCAATTTGCCGAATTGGAAAACGGACAGATCGTTGCCGCTGTTGCCGATACGCGAAGTCCTGGTGACCTCTATATATATGAACAGCCAGAAGATTCCGGTGTAGCACCAATTCAGCTCACCCGCAGCAATCCACAGCTTGAGGATGAGATCCATCTTAGTGCACCAGAGACCTTCTGGTTCAATTCCTCGGATGGCCTGCGGCTGCAAGGGTGGATCATGAAACCTCGTGGCATGGTTGACGGGGTCAAAATCCCGACCATTCTTGAGATTCATGGCGGCCCGCACATGATGTATGGTTTTACTTTTATGCACGAATTTCAGATTCTCGCCGCACAAGGCTACGCTGTTATATACATCAATCCACGCGGAGGGCTCGGATACGGGCAGCAGTTTGTAGATGCCTGCCGTGGCGATTACGGCGGTGGCGACTATCGCGATCTTATGGAAAGCGTAGATTATGCCCTGTCCCAGTATGAGTTTATCGATGAGTCCAGACTGGGCGTAACCGGTGGCAGTTATGGTGGCTTCATGACCAATTGGATTGTTGGGCACACCGATCGCTTCAAGGCTGCTGTTACTCAACGTTCCATCTCCAACTGGTTATCTTTCTACGGCGTCAGTGACATTGGCTATTTCTTCACGGAAGATCAGATTGGCGGCAACGCGTGGGATGACACGGAAAAACTGTGGAAACATTCCCCGCTCGCTTATGTCGGCAACGTAAGTACTCCGCTGCTCATTTTGCATGGTGAACAGGATCTGCGGTGTCCGATTGAACAGGCCGAGCAATTATTCATTGCGTTGAAACGCCGCAAGCAGACGACTCGTCTCGTTCGTTTCCCAGGGGCCAACCACGAATTGTCTCGCGGAGGTCATCCCCACTTGAGGGTACGCCGTCTGGAGCATATTGCCGGTTGGTTTAACGAGTACCTGTAA
- a CDS encoding STM3941 family protein, producing the protein MSTSYEQHVEYPNRKRLAWLTAGAALFVAAGFFLIFDRSSVTNDSILSGVIGILSILFFGLCFCYSLVKMIKKEPSFVINEDGFVDASSYTAGGAVVWKDVENIFMYELMGQKMIGVKLRDEKAFLDRQNGMKRKLMTVNSNMVDATISVAQSSLTMPLDQLYIMMMRHWRHVSDGMIYDSYSHR; encoded by the coding sequence TTGAGCACATCCTATGAACAGCATGTAGAATATCCAAACCGGAAACGATTGGCGTGGCTTACGGCGGGGGCGGCACTTTTTGTGGCAGCCGGATTTTTTTTGATTTTTGATCGTTCTTCAGTTACGAATGATTCCATCCTCTCGGGGGTGATTGGAATACTATCCATTTTGTTTTTTGGGCTATGTTTTTGCTACAGTCTGGTAAAGATGATTAAGAAGGAACCTTCTTTTGTGATCAATGAGGATGGGTTTGTAGATGCATCTTCTTATACCGCAGGAGGGGCAGTGGTCTGGAAAGACGTTGAGAATATTTTTATGTATGAATTGATGGGACAGAAAATGATCGGGGTTAAATTGCGGGACGAGAAAGCCTTTCTGGATCGTCAGAATGGGATGAAACGCAAATTGATGACGGTCAACAGCAATATGGTCGATGCGACCATCAGCGTTGCCCAGAGTAGCCTTACCATGCCACTGGATCAGTTGTATATCATGATGATGAGGCACTGGAGACATGTAAGTGATGGCATGATTTATGATTCGTATAGTCATCGTTAG
- a CDS encoding aldo/keto reductase translates to MMHGDQTRTILLPDGTVLPAIGQGTWYMGEKQSSQEEEVRALRSGIELGMTVIDTAEMYAEGGAEVVTGKAISGLRDEVFLVSKVYPHHADRKQMITACERSLKRLGTDRLDLYLLHWRGGVPLEETVQALEQLKQSGKILRWGVSNLDTRDMQELWSLPEGSQCMVNQVLYNATSRGIEHDLLPWMRERSVPVMAYCPLAQGGRLRSELLEHPVIQEIAQDRGVTTSQIALAWVIRDGDVLAIPKAVQLNHVADNAAAVNIVLTQEERTRLDEAFPAPKGKVPLDIV, encoded by the coding sequence ATGATGCATGGTGATCAGACACGCACGATTCTGCTTCCAGATGGAACTGTCCTGCCCGCGATCGGACAAGGCACGTGGTACATGGGAGAGAAGCAATCCAGCCAGGAAGAAGAAGTACGGGCATTGCGTTCCGGTATTGAACTGGGAATGACCGTGATTGATACGGCAGAGATGTATGCAGAGGGTGGGGCAGAAGTTGTTACGGGAAAGGCTATCTCAGGCCTTCGTGATGAAGTCTTTCTCGTATCAAAAGTGTATCCCCATCATGCAGATCGCAAGCAGATGATCACGGCCTGTGAGCGCTCTCTCAAGCGATTGGGAACAGATCGTCTGGACCTGTATTTGCTCCACTGGCGTGGAGGTGTACCGCTCGAAGAGACGGTTCAGGCTTTGGAACAATTGAAACAGTCCGGTAAAATCCTGCGATGGGGTGTCTCGAATCTGGACACAAGGGATATGCAGGAATTATGGAGTTTGCCAGAGGGTTCTCAGTGCATGGTGAATCAGGTACTGTACAATGCAACTTCGCGTGGTATTGAACATGATTTGCTCCCCTGGATGCGGGAACGTAGCGTTCCTGTTATGGCATATTGTCCACTGGCTCAGGGGGGCAGACTTCGGAGTGAATTGTTGGAGCATCCGGTCATTCAGGAGATTGCGCAGGATCGAGGAGTTACGACTTCTCAGATCGCATTAGCCTGGGTGATCCGGGACGGAGATGTGCTGGCGATTCCCAAGGCGGTACAGCTGAATCATGTGGCAGACAATGCAGCAGCAGTGAATATCGTTTTGACACAAGAGGAACGGACCCGATTGGATGAGGCTTTCCCTGCACCTAAAGGCAAGGTACCTTTAGACATCGTGTAG
- a CDS encoding GntR family transcriptional regulator — MTMEFDNNLPIYLQIMQYIKRQIVTGTLQAGDKIPSVRELAAELQINPNTVQRTFQELEREEVVETKRGLGRYVTSEERKIMTIKKEMASELLERFLTGMQELGIEEQDILSIVADAVAEGKGGTTHE; from the coding sequence GTGACTATGGAATTTGATAACAACTTACCAATATATCTGCAGATTATGCAGTACATCAAGAGACAGATTGTAACCGGGACACTTCAGGCAGGTGACAAAATCCCTTCGGTTCGTGAACTGGCGGCTGAATTACAGATCAATCCCAATACAGTACAACGGACATTTCAGGAACTGGAGCGAGAAGAAGTGGTCGAAACCAAACGGGGCTTGGGCAGATACGTGACAAGTGAGGAGCGGAAGATTATGACGATCAAAAAAGAGATGGCCAGTGAGTTGCTGGAACGCTTTCTGACCGGAATGCAGGAACTGGGGATTGAAGAGCAGGATATTTTATCCATCGTAGCCGATGCCGTTGCGGAAGGAAAGGGAGGAACAACGCATGAGTAA
- a CDS encoding ABC transporter ATP-binding protein has translation MSNILELNQINKTYGNKRALSNITLDIAPGRIVGLLGSNGSGKSTLMKLVAGLLHPTSGTIQVTGKPVGLDTKSLVSFMPDRPLTEKWMRVRDAIAYYRDFYADFDEEKAREMLYFMNLVESDRVRHLSKGMNERLQLTLALSRKARLYLLDEPIGGVDPVARGKILDAIVKFYDEDSSLIISTHLVNDIERIFDEVVFIREGQLVMREEVETLRLKYGKSVDEMFKEVYAE, from the coding sequence ATGAGTAACATCCTTGAACTGAACCAGATTAACAAGACTTATGGCAATAAGAGAGCGCTCAGTAATATCACATTGGATATTGCTCCTGGCCGAATTGTTGGCCTGCTGGGTAGCAACGGCAGTGGCAAAAGCACACTCATGAAACTGGTTGCAGGTTTGCTGCATCCTACTAGCGGAACGATTCAAGTGACAGGTAAGCCTGTTGGGCTGGATACGAAGTCATTGGTTTCATTTATGCCGGATCGCCCATTAACCGAGAAGTGGATGAGAGTGCGGGATGCGATTGCGTACTACCGTGATTTCTATGCTGATTTTGACGAGGAGAAGGCACGGGAGATGCTCTATTTCATGAATCTTGTGGAGAGTGATCGGGTGCGGCATCTATCCAAAGGGATGAATGAACGACTGCAACTAACACTGGCGCTATCCCGAAAGGCTCGTCTATATCTGTTGGATGAACCGATTGGCGGAGTAGATCCGGTTGCGCGTGGCAAGATTCTGGATGCGATCGTCAAATTCTATGATGAAGACAGCAGTCTGATCATCTCCACACATCTGGTGAATGATATCGAACGGATTTTTGATGAAGTGGTCTTCATTCGTGAAGGTCAACTGGTGATGCGGGAAGAAGTGGAAACGCTCCGTCTGAAATATGGGAAAAGTGTGGATGAGATGTTCAAGGAGGTCTATGCGGAATGA
- a CDS encoding WYL domain-containing protein — protein MNLFEKMFNYQMMTRLNETGLFTWTSQERAWLRMMLNHPAAREALSAVTLDKMHNMLNDEQDLNLQDYLTEKAKSEENSVSHPLLRPLRLIILHHQGFRMTGRGRNGRTSHDEFGFPYKLEYSMVKKEWYVLWYAPRFDKLMSTKLHSIVAVEAQPVDPDTASRYTARIAAITEKRKTTITIEVLPEFNQELSRILYAFSCFEKQVEYTEAKQTYRIELTIPRNEMDYVLSKMRFLGKRVRIADHPMLRERMSETAAKALARYAEKEPDNHAEHSNEAQHRQHEEKPLAKADGH, from the coding sequence ATGAACCTGTTCGAGAAGATGTTCAATTACCAGATGATGACCCGACTGAATGAAACCGGACTGTTCACCTGGACCTCACAGGAACGGGCCTGGCTTCGCATGATGCTGAATCACCCTGCCGCAAGAGAAGCCCTGAGCGCTGTAACATTGGATAAAATGCACAACATGCTGAACGATGAGCAGGATCTGAATCTTCAGGACTATCTGACCGAAAAAGCCAAAAGTGAGGAAAACAGTGTCTCTCATCCACTACTTAGACCGTTACGGCTAATCATTCTGCATCATCAGGGATTTCGAATGACAGGCCGCGGCCGCAATGGACGCACAAGCCATGATGAATTTGGTTTCCCGTATAAACTGGAGTATTCCATGGTCAAAAAAGAATGGTATGTGCTCTGGTACGCACCTCGCTTCGACAAACTCATGTCTACCAAGCTGCACAGCATCGTTGCCGTGGAAGCCCAACCGGTTGACCCGGATACCGCTTCTCGCTATACTGCCCGAATTGCTGCAATTACGGAGAAGCGCAAAACGACGATCACCATCGAAGTGTTGCCGGAGTTCAATCAGGAGCTGTCCCGAATCCTCTATGCTTTCTCATGCTTCGAGAAACAGGTCGAGTACACGGAAGCCAAGCAGACATATCGGATTGAGCTGACCATCCCGCGAAATGAGATGGATTATGTCTTATCCAAAATGCGTTTTCTCGGCAAACGGGTTCGAATCGCTGACCATCCAATGTTGCGGGAGCGAATGTCCGAGACTGCTGCGAAGGCATTGGCCCGTTATGCGGAAAAAGAGCCTGATAACCATGCCGAACACTCCAATGAAGCTCAGCACCGCCAACATGAGGAAAAACCGCTTGCAAAAGCCGATGGTCATTGA